In the Gorilla gorilla gorilla isolate KB3781 chromosome 1, NHGRI_mGorGor1-v2.1_pri, whole genome shotgun sequence genome, ACACATGTCAGAGTTGGGTGCTGAAAGCAGTGGATGTGCTGATTATTCTCCACTGAAGCTGGTATGTAGTagtttgaagagggaaattttAGGACCTTGTCAAAGGGGGAACCAAATAGAAGAgtaaagggaaaatatttttcttctattcccTCTTCCAGGGCCACCCCCCAAAATTCAGATTTGGGGGGAATACTTAATCTCAGGAGTCTTAAGACCCTTTTAACTCAAGTAGATTGATAGGTAAAATACATAATTCTATGGCAATCGATGCAATATTGGGCAAGATGTAATTTAACAGCAATGCTCATTCATTACAGGTTCCAGGGTGATGTTTGATGGTTTCAAATAGGAAGTATTATGCCATATTGCACAATGGCCAATGTTTTCATTGAGATCCTAAGCAGCAAGTCATTCTTCCCATCAAAAGATATTTAAGATACTCCTCCTATGGCCAAAATACAAAATGCTCATTAGTCCAGAaagggtgcacacacacacacacacacacacacacacacaaaacaacatgCCACTGACATAGAGGGCTTAGGCTAGAGAGATAGGGACCTATAACATCACAGAGCCATTCTAAATGATTAGTAGTAAGGCAGGTGGCTAGCACAGAAAGGCTTCAATGGAAATTGGCCATTAGACTTTTTACTTAAAGTTGTACTTGAGCTAGTAAAACATAGCCAAACAATAAAGAATTTGGTAAAGGTTCCAAAAAAGTGGAAATGCAAAAAAAGACAGCACAAAGCAACACAATGTGGGGGCATAGAGGAGGGTCCCCAGGTTGTGAAATCAAAACACCACTTGAATTTGATCTATTTCCTAGATCAACCTGATTGGGATTGTTACTAGTTCTATAGACAGGATGATCTGAAGGTTGATATAGTCCTTGTATATCTTTTAGAATTTATTGTACCTATAATAtgtacgtgtgtatatgtatgtatataatatggaCATGTAATACCTTCACATACATCTACTTATGTATAATGAACTGTACATAATTCTCTTTATGGAGTaggcatttattaattttaacagaTACTGttgtttctttcaaaaaattCCAAGTTTAAAACCCTATTTATAGATCATgtctattttctcccattattgaTTTACTGCATGTATCCATCTATGTGTCTTCAAGTCAAATGAGCCCTATTTGCCATGACAATAAATACTCTGACACCCAGAGTAGACAAAATTAGTTGTGTATTATTCCTCACTGAGTTCTGACATATTGAAAAATTCTGATTGATTATGCTATACCCATACACTATCTCAAGGATAAAGTCATGATAAACAGTGGTATTAGGGGAATGTGGCGAGGAGTGCAGACCTGAGTACTAACAGATTTGGAGGAAACTGATGTCCACCTAATGCCCTCTTACAGACTTTAATATATCTTCTACTCTGTTGACTCTACATGGGATGTACCTGACATACTTCAGCATAAAGAGGTAGAAAAAATATGAGTTTTGGGGCCCAACATAGGAGGATTCAATCCCTATTCTGCCTTTATGGGCAAATGATTAATCTTCCTGAATGTCAGTTCATCATTCTAACAGACATAGAGAATACAGGGCTGTTTGATGTTCAAATGTAATCATTTGTACGCAGAGAAGAAGCAGTAAGTGCCTAATGCATTTTAAGGTAATTTAGTCAGTAAGTGAACTGAAACCATGTTGTTCTATAGTTAATTCTGAATTCAAAGCAGCCATGGATGCAGTTCAAATTGCTTAATCAAACATATCTTAGATcctttttttaatatgaaaaatacagaatagaggttttctttgaccttttttcctgaaatttcttACTTTGCAGCTCTTGAATGAAAAATACCacgttcatttaaaaatttaggaTTTTGTCATTGTTTATATTGagttcttattttaatttctaatatttacaGATGCTTATACCtctgaatatttatttctaaagtttTATCATACCCTCAAGAAAGAGAACCCTCCTCTCTCTTCTTAAACAGTTTATTTCTAACCCGCTATTTCAACGGTTTCAGTTTATCGAGGTCTGTTTTCTCAGGCACTTTCTTATGTACAGTATCAATTTGGGCGTCTGTCTCCCTGCGGATAAGGTTTCAATTTGGTTAGATGGCAAATTCATTGGcagctgttactttttttttttttttttttttttgagacggagtctcactctgtcgccggactggagtgcagtggcgcaatctcggctcactgcaacctccacctcccgggttcaagcgattcccttgcatcagcctcccgagtagctgggactataggcgcgcgccaccacgcctggctaattttttgtattttagtagagacggggtttcaccatgttggccagggcacctcttactttttaaaatatccccCAAATCTCCTAGCACAGTAGTGGGCAGATAGTAAATGTTTGACATGGATTTGCTTGTCAGATttaattgaaaaacaaacaaacaaacaaaaaacaggaactTCATGCTCAAGTATCTGAGCCAGGGACGGACCATAAACCCGAAGCTTGAGTTGGTGCTCATTTACCTCTTGTCAAATCCTGAGATATAACATGTAATCCTGATAACTTACACCAAAATCGTGCCAACTGTGACTCATTGCTCTAGAATTTCAGAAAGTCTTGCCTACTGTTACCTGTCTTAACTTGaagtttcctcatttctaaatCCTATTTCATGAAAAGAGGCCCTAGAATATAGTCTTCTTGAAATAAGTATGTCATCTTTCTTAAGATACTGTCATAAGGTTAAATAATTAATAAGGATATTCCAGAGCCTAACAGTGGTTAAAGGCGGAAGGAGGAACTGGATTTTATTTAGAACAGTTTCTCATGTGAATAAATGTTTACCTAAGGTAGTAAGCCAGGGAAATTCCCTCAAAAATTTGGAAAGCAGACAGGAAAAGGGGCAGATCATAAAAACAGGAAGGACATAATTTAACTTCCAATTTTAAGTTCTGTGCTTGTGTATATGAATTCCAGATCTGATGCAAGTGCAAAGGTTATGGGATCAAGGCATCAGTCTTTTTCTAGAGTAAGTTTATTATTTATCCCTGCATTGCAGCATCTAAGTACAGAGCCACAAAAACATTTGTTGTGTTGAAAAATCATTTTTGTGTAACTGGTCTTTTAAGAAGTAGTTTATTGAACAAGGTAAAATAGGGcccaaattaaaattttgacaGTTCAGAGAGAAATATTGCTAATAATATTGCAAATAGTACAATATTAAGACAAAATGGTTGGATTACAAAGCAGTATCTGTGGGCTTGAGTTTTCACTCCATCATTAACCAGCCAGTAGTGATTTGAGACACTACTCACACTCTCTTGtccttagtttcctttttttgtaaagGAGGATGTTAAATCTCTGgacttttttctaatttataaatcGTCAATTCTCTCTTAGATTAAAAAATAGGTTTTCCAAAATACTTTCATTGTACTTCCTTTTGTTTAAGTAAACTTTAGGTGAATTTTATCTTGTGGGAAAGATAAAGAATGTTCATTCTTTTCTAGGATTTAATAATTGAATTAAACTTCACTACATCTCTAAAGAGGGTAGAGAAGAGATAATCTAACATTTATGGAATGCATAAACTTTTCACCTTCATTTCATTCTCCACAAAAGCATTATAAAgtgaaaattttctccattttacagttaaggaaactgaagctcagagaactcAAGTAACATGCCTAAGGCCACAGAGCAGGTAGGAACTGGGCAGTGCCAGCCTCTGCTCTTGAGGTCTGTCTGATTTAAAAGCCTGTGTGACTGAGATCCATAGAACCAGGAGACTTCCTCAATTTTGTAGTAAACCCATATTTTTGGGTCCAGGAAGAAAacccaaggtttttttttttttttttttttttttttggaatagagTATAAGCTCAGGCTTAGGGCAGGATGCAGGAAAATATCCTTCTGTAAAATAACTTCTTATGCCAGAACTAGATTATCAGAgtttaaaaatgatgaaatataaaattgagcttgttttatttacaattttttattaaattcttgTAATACACTTGATATTTTCTAGAGACTATCTCAGAATGAACGCATTCTATACACTAGAAATTGATGAAACATTTTTGTgagtatagattttatttttccagctttattgaagtataattgacaaacaaaaattgtgtGTATTTAAGGTAAACAAGATGATGACTTGATGAAAACTCTATTTTTTCCAAACTAGAGATCCTAGCCTCTCCAGCTTCCTAACACTCTGCTGCTCATGTACATGATATCTGGAGTATGGTAGGGGGATTAAtctcaaactttattttttcttataaaaagtaattttcttaTCTAGAAATAATCTGGAATACTTTATTAGATGAGAGCACACCACTTTATTCTCCCAAGCCTCCTCTACACGTGCACTGTACTGCCGTTTGATTTAGGAaagaatttttttcccctctgaacttcccttgtgcttttttttttatgttctgAGTTTGTGTTGGCTTTCAGCCTTCCGTTCCTTTTGTTGTATTTGACCTGGTGCCAAATGAGAGTCAGCACTTAAGTTATAAGTATCATTTTCTAACACAGTGACAGAAGGAAAACTCCGCCTTCCACACCCACTTCTAATTACCATATTGCTACAAAACATGACATTGCATCCTTCACCCATCActtgtgaatttttgttttccacAGCTCTCATTTCTCCAAAAATGTGTTTGAGCCACTTGGAAAATATGCCTTTAAGCCATTCAAGAACTCAAGGAGCTCAGAGATCATCCTGGAAGCTGTGGCTCTTTTGCTCAATAGTTACGTTGCTATTTCTTTGCTCCTTCAGTTggctaatctttatttttctccaattaGAGGTAAGGAGGCAATTGTACCTAAGGTTACTATTTGCTATAATcctctatttatttgtttttctagttaTTATCATTGTCACTCAGTATTGTTAGCAATAGTTGGAAGGAAGAGATgtgtatacataatgtaaatacaATTCTAATACTGTCATGATATGGCTTTTGAAGTTTATCTAAAGGTTTTGAGATAAAAGGTATCAGAAAATGCTAAATGTTAGCTGCAGAACTCTGTTAGATAGAGAGAACTGGTTAAGCCAATTGACAGGGGCCTGTGGAGTATTTTTCCTTCCCTCTGCTATAGCTCTTGGTGgaataaaaaaggtaaaaatatgaatgaatatcAAGGAATGGGATGCAAGCTATAGTCTTATTTAtggaaaagacttaaaaaaatagtgaaagaCAGGATTAAGTAAATGACAGGTGGTTTGTGTGTCTTTGAGGAGGGAAGTGGCCCTGAGCTAGGTGTAAGAAGATCTGGATTCTGGTTCTGGGTCTCCTAATAACCAGCTGTATAAATTTGATAAAGACATTTAATCTCTCTAGTTTGCAGCttctttatctaaaaaaaaactGGTGGTAGGGGAATGGATTTATTATGATGTTTCTTCTAGCTATAAAATGTCATGATCAAGAATTTATTTAAGGGTAGTATGAAGAATAAATGCCTAAGTCACTCAAAAGCAGGGAACAATGACTTTAGATTGAGTTGATCAGGGAAGACTtcatggaggaaggagaaagccCATATCTATTTGGGAAGCCCCTGATGCTTGTCAGGAATTTCCCATTGAGATGCAGGCCAAGCTGTGGGCCTAGAGAATGGGATGGTACACTGGGAATGGAGATTAGTTTTGTTCTTTACTAAAAAATCTTTCCTCACAGTTGACTACATAGCActgatcaaaaagaaaataagaaatgctttatttatttcagGATTTAGCCTATTTCTGGCTAAATTTGAAGACTCTAAGTTTTGGGGAGAATAAAGTGGTATATGTCCATCTGAGAAAGAGTTGAAATGTGACAGCAGAAACACTTTTCTTAAGGGAACTGACCAGCGAAGATTTCAAAGATATAGTTCTACCACTTAAGATAAGTAAAAGTAATTGAGAAAAGATGCAGGAGGAAGCAGTCCCCTATTGATATTAATTTAGAGTAGGTATAGCTTTGGCCAATTTTTCCACAGTAGCCCATTAATTTGTATTCCATAACTGTAGACAAGGCTTATGTGCAACAGAGGCATTTCTAATTACAAC is a window encoding:
- the TNFSF18 gene encoding LOW QUALITY PROTEIN: tumor necrosis factor ligand superfamily member 18 (The sequence of the model RefSeq protein was modified relative to this genomic sequence to represent the inferred CDS: inserted 1 base in 1 codon; substituted 1 base at 1 genomic stop codon) produces the protein MFXVCVGFQPSVPFVVFDLVPNESQHLSYKXSFSNTVTEGKLRLPHPLLITILLQNMTLHPSPITCEFLFSTALISPKMCLSHLENMPLSHSRTQGAQRSSWKLWLFCSIVTLLFLCSFSWLIFIFLQLETAKEPCMAKFGPLPSKWQMASSEPPCVNKVSDWKLEILQNGLYLIYGQVAPNANYNDVAPFEVRLYKNKDMIQTLTNKSKIQNVGGTYELHVGDTIDLIFNSEHQVLKNNTYWGIILLANPQFIS